AACAAAAATCTGTTGAGTGACCTGCGCTCGGAAGTAAATAAAAACCCTATTAAAACACGACGATAATAGGGTGCGCAATATAGGGACGAGATAGAAGATTCTACTTACCATGGCCATGTCCCTCTTCAATGACATGAAAAGTTCTGGCTGACGAGTCTTTCTGAGCCCCTCCATATCACGAGGCAAGAGAAGAGGTTGCTGCAGGGCCTCGGCCAAGTATGATGCCTGCTCTCGTTGGGATTCCCATAGGGTCGCATCCCAAGGGATCGGGGCGCCGTCCAATTCGATCCGAGGCGACCATGTTCGTTGTTCCCTACGAGTGGCTGCCTCGTCTCGGGTATCAGTGGACCTAGTCCTCTTATCTCGGGGCTCTTTCGTTTCCTTGCCCTTCTTCTGAGGCCTGGCCTTCTCACGGCCAATCTCTCCCTCCTCCGTTTCTTCTACCTGCCTTTTTCGCCTTAAGTTAGGCATAGGCTGCAGCGCCGCGTCCGACGAGGGGGGAGGGAGAGGAGGAGCGGGAGCCTTAGTGGCAGCTTGTTCCTTCGAGACATCCTTAGAGGACTGCCCCTTGCTCCTGTTGGATAGAAGGCCCCTGAGGCCTGTCCTCGGCTTCAagtccattccttcttcttcaatttcttcgcTGGTGTCTACTTGTGCGATGACTAGACCAGTATCAGGAGCCGCTGAAGCACGGTCTAGATCGGCGTCGGAGTCTGAGAGCTCTACTACCTTGGCCAACACCTCTCCTTCCTCGGGAAAATGGAACTGGTCTATTTGTTCTTCCAAGGATGAATGCGAAGAACCAGCCTCCTCTTCCTGGATAACCACTGGGGGAAAGGCACGTTGGGGAGGCAGCTGAATAGGAGGTAAGTCTGTTGAAGTAAGGAACCCCGGTATGGATACGTCAATACGTGCCAAGCttggactgccagcccttatagcttGGCCGGGGTCCACCAAGGATCGAGTGAGAGGAACGTAGTCCAAAATCAAAGGAGCCGACCGTAATTGTCCGTCCTCGCTCACGAAAATCTCAGATCTCAGGAGGAAATTTAGAGCCCGGACGTTGACCAAGCTCAGCCGAGGGGATGTTCGCTCCTTGTCTGCAAAGGCCGTTAAAGGGTTTGtgttagtccgaggaggcatgcaaccaaaccaacaagtttaaaaaggaaaagaaagaaaaaaaaaagggggagagctcGAAACTAAGGTCCTCCCCACGGAATCTAATTCTATGACACCCCACCTGGCTCTCCTGCCCTAGTCGGACAGTGAAGGCCGTCATGCCATGGTCCAAAGACAATCAGAtggtcgtccttcaagcctttgctgGACTTTGGAAGAcaggatatcaacctcactTCGTCAGTCCTGGACTTTAGGTAATATGAGTCGCCGAGCTTATGGCATTCATAAAGATGAACCACGTCGTGCCatgaaaggccgaggttcatctggtcGTTTAAGGCGTCGGCGCACCCCAGGATCCGGAACAGGTTCGCGGTGCACTGGTGTGGGGCCAACCTATGACAACGTAGGTAGTCCCTAGTTATTCTCCCCATTGGaatcgtcattcctccttccacgaAGGCTATCATTGGAATTGCGACTTCCCCCGTTCTTCTCTTGAACAAAATTTCCTCCTGGTGGCAATACTCTAAACCTACCTCCGGTGGAATACGATACTTCGCCCTGAAGCCCGCCATACCGGCCGGAGagtttaccattttttcaagccTACCCATCCCCTCTAATCCTAGACAACGTGAAGGCAGTTTGTCTAATGAAGAGTAACGAAGAAGAAGCGTGCACTTACGGGTAAGACGCTCGACGGAATCTTCAAGAGAACGACGGCGAAGGTAAGAACGCGCTGAAGGAAAAGGCTCTAAGGTGTTCTGAATACTGGAGTGTTCGTCAAAAGCGAGGAAGGAACGCCTTCCAAAACCTTGGAAGGAACGCCTTCCAAAACCTTATATACTCAGAGGGAGTTGGACAGACACACTCCCACCTAGAGCAAATGAAATGTTGTCCACCGTTGATCCGGTCTCCAACCATTGGATTGAAAGAGCATAAAACTCCAAAAGCTGCAGTTACTTCCCCCAGGGTCAATAAATGCCTGCAGCATTAATGAGGCACGTAAGGGCACGCCTCCGCACGTGCAAAGCAGGGATCCCCAGCGAACTATCCAGTGGGTATCAAAATCCCGCCTTTCCTCCTCGGATCAAGAAGAAAGAgtcggaattttgaggggctattgtgggggtaaaGTTCATCAGTCAACAGTGGGCCTTGACACCCATGCGGGGCCCAACCATGACAGGAAGTGAGGACATGGCCAGAGGACTTCCAGCCCAACCTTGTTGGGCCGGGCCGGGCCTGTTTAAgaggcgtccgaggaggaatgtctcctcggacgcatCAAATGGGAGTCCAACGCACACCCTTCACATAGTGGGAAATCGTCCCAAATCGAAGGAAAATGCTGGACGCACAggggggcaaccacaactgccgcattaaatgcaaggaagctacttttccagccgcattaatgtggagaggacaggagaacaatattatcttggccagtgcaactcacagaaaaggagGATGATGTCCTATgagacaggcactcaagtagaggcccagatgatcaacaagtgtagggccattatcattcgaaggatgctatataagagaagaaaacccccatgaTCAAGGGATCGGAAACTGGAgagcaaaaagtaaggaaaggagagagagaaaaagagagaagttctGTAAGAAAAGCCCAAGTTGTTGTTCCATGAACTGTTATCCCAGGAGGCTTAATAAAACGTTCCCACGTTTAGatggttgcatggcttactaacaATTACGTGCACTCTGTTTtgacctagttcttcgacccactctctacaaattcattgttgagggtcttttgggccagaatcgcctactcactgggcctgggccccaaaatccgcccttacatatataatatccaattgacataaaatttgacatgtgtattaagagtgtaaagaacatacaattcatcagttagattttcaaaatatatagtaatgtttattttattgagtaaggttgtagcgttaggttataaccaattttgtaactaaattttatcattttttaaaaagtgaataTAAATCTTCCGTCATactttttgtgttttacttttatttagaaaattgtGTTTCATTATATATTCTATCAATTAcaacttatatatttatttgacttttcttaaaaaataaccaatctttaatatgaaaaaaatattaaaaatatacacTTGGCATATTataattgaaagtaaaatataaaaaatgaaatacaaaaactGAGGTAGAGGATTTGTATTGTCCTGATATTAGGGGAGCCAATACTGGCAGTGTAAAGAATAGGCCCCACTTGCAACTTATTTCTACAATAAGACTCACCATACGaatctttcattaaaaaaaaaaaattgttcaatcAGGTACTTATATAAACAACAAAAGGCAATTACAAACCAGTCACAGAGGCCAAAGTATTGGCAACACGCTTATAATAATACAACCCATTCCTATCAGCTTCAAGCAAAACATTTAAATCATCAAAGGGAGAGGTATCAAACACGACAAAATTCTCCATCAAGGAACAGTCCCTCTTAGCCAAAAAGTCGGTGTATTTATTCGTCACTCTAAACACATGCCCCACTTGATAAACAACCAGTAGCAAAACTTCTGTTAGGACAGTTTGTACtttcattaaattattataaaaaaaaaaagactcaccATTCGAATCAATAGTAAATAAGTGTTATTTTCGATAAACAACTAGCCACTTCAGTCCTaagaaactaaataaataaaaaataaaaaaaactaaccacTTGATAAAATGTATGAAGCGATAATCAGGATAATAAAGGCCTATTTGTTactattgtttaaataacagttttcaatatttaaatatcattaTACGTCTTTTCATATACTATTACATGTCTTTTCATACACTTTTACACCTAcacataatttcaaaaaatatagaCAACGTTACAGGAATTCTCTTACCAAATTGACCTTAAAACTTTGTATACTTGTTTTATAACTATGTAAGACGCAGAATTTTGAAAGCCATCTGGGGTAGGCTAAttcatataatttaattttacgTGATTATCTTATGATGGTGAAGGCAGACTAACCTAAAAAAAACCTGTATATTAACACAGTCACATAGCATAAGTTTACTGATAATTGTGTTTGAGCAAAAACCGATTTTTCTTAAGCGTGGTCTCTTTTAATGTTAACGGTAGATAATTCGAAGTGAATGGTTTGAACTTTAAAGTAAAGTCTTGATTCGAAGTAGAATTTGATTTCGTAGATTAGGGGAGGGATTTAAAAATGCctcaattagaaattttttttgttgaaaactaaaaatgcATGTaacaatgaaaaatgaaaaacataaaGATTTGCAATTACTAGGTAACTAAGTGCTAAGATCTAGTTATAAGTTATTTCTGATGTTGTTGATTTGAAGTAAACTAATTCAAAGCTAGTCAATTCGGAGAAAACTAAAACGGATCAAAACTTTAActtgataataaagaataattatcatgagttaaatataataagttcaaatatattatatctttataaaatttaaataaataaaaaaaatcatggattCAGTTCAATCCATACcacaaaaatatgataaatataAACCTTAGGTAATTTCAACCAACAGCGACACTTCCAAATCCAAGTTCATTGAAAGTTAAAAACCCTCTTAAATtaaggttttaaatttttttaaaacttagattaaaattttgtaagtgtTGTTCTTAAGATTTTCCAATCAAATTCTACCATGTGGTGCATTGATCAATACAACCACAAGGTTAAATTTATTAAGGGAGACTAAGCTACTACATCTAAGTAACTGCATTTAAATTTTACGTTTAGAGGTTTACAAAATTAGTAGTAAACTAAAGGTACTTTTATGTGACCATGCAACCCACAGCCTCTTCTTTTGTAGTCCTCTTTCTACCTTCTTGCATCCATTTTTTCTACTTTAGTTCTTTTCTTGTCacatgaaaattatgaaatgtaCATTTATATTATGGATTGCAAAATGCAAATACTTGGTGATCAAGGATACATATGTATGCAACAAAAATGTATTTACAGCTTAATACAAAAGCAACGTGTGGCAAGAATTCAAATGTACAGTATCAATGCATTGAAGAAACAATGGATCATATGTGAGAGGACTCGACATGATTTAAAATAGATCTTGTAACAATACCATCCTTTTACAAACTTTTGTTTTACAAAAATTTCTACAATGTTCTTATTTCCaactttctttgattttttggaaGGAATATAATACTTCTATGACACAAAAACTTTAGAAaccatttattaaaataatttggaGCCCAACCCATGCATGCATTTAACATGCTTTCTACATTCTAAagctttattataaattatataataagatgtctttatcttcaaaaaaatttaaggtataaaagaaatctaatgcatttccttcaaattttggggTCAAAGTCAAAGATGGTGGTGATGAGTCTTAAAAAAGCCATGGTTGTCTGTCACTAAAATGGTTATATGGGTTTTGATTGGAAGAAAGTTTGGTGATGAAGAATGGAGGTGAATTTGGTTATGGTTGTCGGCAAACATGAATTGTGATTATCTATAAGGGCGTGAAAGATGGTGATGGTTGGTgacaaacaaaaacccaaattattattactttatgTACAAAGTAAGTCTATTTCCTGGCATGAATGTTTCTAACAGTTTCTGACATGACAAACACCAACATAGATTATTTACTAACTATAATGCTAAAAAGACATGACCACTCCACTCTAACAAGAACTTATATATGACAATGCACATCAATGTTTGATTTATTATGAACTGTGTTCTACTGTTTTGTGGTCTGATGAGCTAGCTGTGTTCCCCCTTCATCAGAAATGAGGGTGAAAATAACTCTACTAGAAGTTcttacttctatttttttttctttttttaccggAGAAGTTCTTATTTCTTCGGGCAACTCCAatattaaattactaaaatgtTGATGTTATGATAAAATCTAgatcaaaattcacactcagtCCCTAAATTTTAGAGCATGAGTGATTTTAGTCTATAAAGTTTAAAGTGATTGCTTTTAGTCCCTTACAATAATAGTGTGGtcaaatttaaaactaacaTATTATCACTCCGCTACACATATTAGGTACTAAATATGATCATTTTCAATTTGGTAGTTACTAAAAATATCAATCATTTTCAATTTGGTAGTTactaaaaatatcaatttatctTTGTTAAGGACTCAAAACGATCACTCTAAATTGTTAAGTACCAAATGTAATCACTTTTAATTTAAAGGACTAAAATTGCTAATGGGCTAGAATTTATAAACTGGCAGCGTATTTTGCACTAAAATAGAAATATATGAATGGATATGATTATAAAAATTCTATGGAGTTTTTAAGATCTtaatcctcttctttttctttttctttttttccttctaattttTGGTGCAAGGGGAAAGCTCATTAGACAACAAAAACACAGTTCATGAAACATAATTAGCTCAGTAGCTGGAAgtcaataattatatattaccATCTTAATTGAATGCAAGTACGAGGTTGGAGTTTCTCAGCACAAACTGGTAAGCCAAAAGTCATTGCACatgaaatagaagaaaaaagaaaggagagaagAATTTACCATGAAACCAGTTAATTGAGACCAGAATTTATAAATAAgacaaattgtaattttttaactttacaaatttgtatttgaAACATAGATAACAAGAAGATGGTTCGTAGTGAACATATATTGCACAACATCATACCAGGTAGAAATAAATGGACCTCAAAATCTACACATTACAGCAATAACGAAGGGCACCGACAAATAACTCCACACATTATAATTGTGGCCTGAGCATAATATCATCATTGCCAACTCTTATTAACACTTCCCTCTTGGAGAGGATCAATCCAACAATAAAATAGGCTACCTAGTAATCATCATGTAGAGCTCAAGAAGTTGCGGTGTTGGCAGTGGTGACAGGGTTAAATGCAACCTGCTCTGCACAAGAGAGCACTTCACTGGGCCCTGCCTGCTCTCGGCCAACACCGAGAAGGTCAAGGTAATATAGGTAATGGGAAATGATGGTGTTCATAGGATCAATATCACCTTGGCCGCAAGTACGTTCCCCATAAAGGATGTTCATTGTGGCACCAAAACCAGGAACACGCTTAGATAGAGTGTCATTCTTGGTAGGCTTCCAGTTGCCAACAAAGGCATCATGGGCTGAAGGCTGTGACTTCTTGATTGGGGTCATCCACCTCCAAATTGCGGCCTGGAAAGCAATGGTAGCATTCTGCTCAACGAATTCTGGATGGTTCAACAGGTCTGCTTTAATACCATCGCCGGCTGCACCATAGTTGTAGTTCCTACAGATAACAACACAGATAAaaacaccaccaaaaaaaaaagaatctaagAATCAAGTTGGCAAGAAGTTTAATAATACAAACAGGAGCAAATAAACAAGTTAAGAACTACTAGTGACATGGCGCATCATCTTTGATTTATAAAATGATTCTAAGTGTATGGGTCAGTTATCTAGTGAAGATGCTTATTATAATCACCATCTTAGAACTTAAGTACAAGTAgtatatcatcatcatcatcaaattatatttcatatttggcatttcttcttcttctttttgataggtaacaaaagttttattgatatcaaaagtGCAATGTATTTACGATTGTAAATTCACAGCAATGAAAAGattacaaacaaatcaaatggaAAAACTAACAGAAATAATGAAATCAGACCAGTAGATTGGTTGAAGATAGATAGATTTGGTAACAAAACAAAGGCAACACCatgaaattgagaaaaagaaaagaaacagttGGTTCTGAAATATATACAGACCAGTAGATAGGCAAGGCACCACGGCCATAGTATTCAGCTCCAGGAGCACAAGGGTAGGTGTATTTGTAGAAGTCGTCACAGTATGACTGGCTGGGACTCATTTCTCTGTTGAAGCAAAGCCCCCAAGCTAACGGTCCTCCAGTTGCCACTCCATAACCACCTGGTTAGAACCCAATTATAATCACCATTTACCATCAACAATTATGTGaacaaacaaaaagttttcagtaactaaatagtaaataccatTTCCTCCAATCACtgcaaacacacacacaaccagGTAATCACCATTTCATCCAATCCACCCAAAAGACACTCAATCTTATCAAACATACTGGTAAAAGAATCCCCCCAAAACCCACTCTctaaaatttctatatattaagTAAATTCAAAAgttcatcaaattaagaaagatatgaaaacacacacactatctcaaaatatcaaattaaacaACCAGATAATCGACTACCCTCACAACAAGAAGCCTTATCCTCCAAAATCTCAAGGTTAGCGATGAATTCTCACAAACTAGCAGTGGTCAACAACATATATTCTTTTCCACCATTCTATTATATCTAAAACCATACTCTTTGTTACctccttaattgacatgtccttTTTAACTACtttaactaattttattttaggtctttCTCTACCCTTTTTTTCCctcaacttgaatcaactcaCTCAGTTAATCTTTCTCGCTTGTGCGTGAATCACTCTCCTCTATACATGACCAAGCCTTAATCAAATTCCCTCAAAAATCACTCTGAATCTCCGATCTATTAACTAAATACAATAACcaccaattaactaaaaaacagaaacacaaacacagtgATAGACAATCAAATCAAACACCCAGCTAAAAGAAACACACAATCTCATTCAACTAGCataataaacacacacacacacccaagtataaaaattcacTCAAAACTCACCCTCAAATTTCTGTTTATCAAGTAAACACAATCCCTATCCAACTAACAAACTTaagaaacacacacacgcacGTAATCAAATGCTCTTAAAACCCACTCTAAAATTCCAATCTAGTCAACTAAACACATTTTCCTACAACTAATCAAAAGACACACACACCCacaaaatagaaacaacaaaatcaaacacccaacaaacaaaaacacaacaaatCTCAAAAACCCATCACACATTTTCCACAAAAAATACCACATACAAGAAGTCTGACTCCCAACATGGCCAAGAAAAGCAGCGACCTCCTTCATCTTCTCAGTCTTGTTACCAGTGGTCCCAAACCCAAGTGGCTCGTACTGCGCAGCAGCAAGAATGAACGACTGGAAGTCCCAGAACCCAACGGCATGAGCCACAGGCGTGTTCCTCTTGGAAAACCATTCCTCAAATTGATACACTTGGAAGTAATCAGTGATTGTCTCATTACAGCAAAACTGTGACCACTGATTACACTCCCAACCTTTGGTACACACCTTCTTGCCACGCACCGTCTTCACCTTAGTCACCGTGTCCGGGTCAGACTCCACCGCCACTGCCAGCACCACCAGtgccaaaattaccaaaatgccctttGCTTTCATTTTCATCTCTTTGGTGGTTTTTGGACAAAGAAGCAACTTTGAGCTTCTGGGTTTTTCTGGgatgtgtgtttttttgttatGCTTTGGTTGTGATGTGAAGGAAGAAGTAagaggaggaagagagttgGATCGAaggtctttttcttttgagaaagaGTGGGGTCAGAGAGTGGTTAAGTGGGGTGCAAGTTTGAGGAATGGACGGTGGATTGGAAGGGAAGGTGTTCGGGGTTTAAGTGGGAACAGGCTGGATTTGTGGGGATGGAATATAGGCTATTACACTGCTGAGATCTGTCACCGACACTTAACAGATGAAGCCAATTCAATTTAACAGAGTgtatggtgttttttttttttgtctttatattttgattttttttttgtctctatattttaattttattatttttaatctttaaagTAATTAACGCGTGTTATTTTTGTCCTTTCCGTCATTCAACCGACGGAAATAGCTGAGATAAAAACCGAAggcattaaaatattattaaaaaaattatttgacattttttaaataccaaaattaataaaaaattactcaattttaattaaaaaataaaaaacaaacaaaaaaaattattttctttcaaacaaaaatttcactttcctcgcatcaaaaaaaaaaaatcactttcttttaattaaaatgaatttcttttattccaatttttttttttccaaaagatCACCACCGAATCACCACCACCGAATCAAACCCAAGtaaaagaatagaaacccaGCAAAAGAACATTATtacttatcattattatttttcataagaATATTACAActtgttctttgtgttcttcccagatcaaacccaacaaccaagaacacaaatccagaaaCCAAAAACTCCAACCTAGATCTAAAAAACAcaaacgaaaaaaaagaaaaaaaaagaaaagaaatagagaccaaacacaaacacagacccaGATCACAAATAGagatcaaacacaaacaaaacccagatcaCAACCCAAGCCAAAATCATCAACGGACCCAACCACCGATCCATGTTCACAACACCCACATGCAAGCCTCcaaatttttccttttcccattgTTTTCACGGCATTAAGACCCCACGGCCTCCATGATCAAAAACTCGAAGATTAGCCTCTTGATTTGCTCGCCGCTGGTCAATATCAGGTGAGGTAGAAAGAGGTGTGAGAACTACTGATCTTGGTTTCACAACCACTAATCTAGGCTCCAATATCGAATCGGTGACTAGGTTTTCTTTCAAACACACAGGTTctaaaacaagatcaaaatttATGTTTATAGTTATGAAAAGGATAACCATTATCACTAGCCGCACAAACAaggacataatttttttttttgaaattacaaAGAAATGATTTTTGTTACTTGTTATTGAAAATTAAGAGAAACCCATAAGaggaaaagtgaaaataaataaagggttAGAGCCAAAGAGACCTGAATAGGGAAGAGCTTGGTGATACCCCTCTTGGCCAAAGCAGAGATAATCTCCTGAGAGATTCCAAGCTTAGCAACCTCCAAACCTTCATCAGCTTTCGGCGACGAAGATGAAGATGAGGCTTCGGATTCGTAATTAGCTATGGCAGCATACTCGACGAGAGAAGGTGAGGAGGCCTTGAAATCCAACGTCCCTGATTTGAAATGAAAGGCTCTGTTTTTAGGAAATAGAAATGGGTATGCAGTGTCTCCATTCTTGATGGGTGGGAAGATGGGGTTGATGAATGGTGTAAGTATTGGGTTTGAAGAGTAAAGGAaaggttgttgttgttgttgttacttGTGCAGGAAGAAGAAGTGAAGGCGGCGATGGTGCGTTTAGAGATGATTGAACAacttgggttttctttttcttcggTGGTGatcttcttgaaaaaaaaaagattggaataaaaaaattcattttaattaaaagaaagtaaaatttttgtttgaaagaaaataatttttttgtttgtttttttttttttttttattaaaattgagtaattttttttttttttggcatttaaaaaatgccaaataattttttttataatattttaatgccTTCGGCTGCCACCTCAACTATTTTCTTCGATTGATTGACGGAAAGGATGAAAATaacacgcgttaattggtttaggaactaaaaatggtaaaattaaaatgtagagaccaaaatgaaaaaaagtcaaaatgtagggactaaaagtgcatttaccctttttttttttttttttactttgttctAAGCCTTTGGGCTAGCTAGGTAAATTAGGCCCCGCATTCCCAGCCAGCCTAATGTgctactaattttttattaa
The Quercus lobata isolate SW786 chromosome 10, ValleyOak3.0 Primary Assembly, whole genome shotgun sequence DNA segment above includes these coding regions:
- the LOC115965066 gene encoding chitinase-like protein 1; protein product: MKMKAKGILVILALVVLAVAVESDPDTVTKVKTVRGKKVCTKGWECNQWSQFCCNETITDYFQVYQFEEWFSKRNTPVAHAVGFWDFQSFILAAAQYEPLGFGTTGNKTEKMKEVAAFLGHVGSQTSCGYGVATGGPLAWGLCFNREMSPSQSYCDDFYKYTYPCAPGAEYYGRGALPIYWNYNYGAAGDGIKADLLNHPEFVEQNATIAFQAAIWRWMTPIKKSQPSAHDAFVGNWKPTKNDTLSKRVPGFGATMNILYGERTCGQGDIDPMNTIISHYLYYLDLLGVGREQAGPSEVLSCAEQVAFNPVTTANTATS